In Melospiza melodia melodia isolate bMelMel2 chromosome 20, bMelMel2.pri, whole genome shotgun sequence, a single genomic region encodes these proteins:
- the SDF2L1 gene encoding stromal cell-derived factor 2-like protein 1, translating to MRGGRRLFPLLLLALLPGLCHGRESAPGAVTCGSVLKLLNTRHSVRLHSHEVKYGSGSGQQSVTGVEASDDANSYWRIRGKSDSSCQRGTPVKCGQAIRLTHVNTGKNLHTHHFPSPLSNNQEVSAFGDDGEGDDLDFWIVQCSGSYWEREDAVRFKHVGTEVFLSITGEQYGHPIRGQREVHGMPAANHHNYWKAMEGVFIKPSLDPAKHDEL from the exons ATGCGGGGCGGCCGCCGCCTCTTCCCGCTGCTGCTCCTGGCGCTGCTGCCCGGGCTGTGCCACGGCAGGGAGTCGGCGCCGGGCGCCGTGACTTGCGGCTCGGTGCTGAAACTGCTCAACACCCGCCACAGCGTCCGGCTCCACTCGCATGAGGTCAAGTACGGCTCCG GAAGTGGGCAGCAGTCAGTGACAGGAGTTGAAGCCTCAGATGATGCCAACAGCTACTGGCGGATCCGTGGGAAGAGTGACAGCAGCTGCCAGCGTGGGACACCAGTGAAATGTGGGCAAGCCATACGACTCACCCACGTTAACACTGGGAAAAACCTGCACACTCATCACTTCCCATCACCACTCTCCAATAACCAA GAAGTAAGTGCCTTTGGGGATGATGGCGAAGGAGATGACCTGGATTTCTGGATTGTGCAGTGCAGTGGTTCTTACTGGGAGCGGGAGGATGCCGTGCGCTTCAAGCACGTGGGCACCGAGGTGTTCCTGTCCATCACGGGGGAGCAGTACGGGCACCCCATCCGAGGCCAGCGCGAGGTGCACGGCATGCCTGCTGCCAACCACCACAACTATTGGAAAGCCATGGAGGGAGTCTTCATCAAACCCAGTCTGGACCCTGCAAAACACGATGAGCTCTGA